In one window of Primulina tabacum isolate GXHZ01 chromosome 8, ASM2559414v2, whole genome shotgun sequence DNA:
- the LOC142552763 gene encoding polyamine oxidase 2-like isoform X1: MDSQNNKSNRHLQAAICHSGSRHAASPSVIVIGAGFSGIAAARALHDASFQVIVLESRDRIGGRVRTDYSLGFPVDLGASWLHGVCNENPLAPLIGRLGLPLYRTSEDNSVLYDHDLESYALFDMDGKKVSQELVSKVGKTFESILNETDVIRQDHSEDMSMQRAISIVLERRPDLRLEGLAQKVLQWYICRMEGWFAADADTISLKNWDQEQLLPGGHGLMVRGYLPVINTLAKGLDIRLSLRVTEIFRHHNGVKVTVEDGSTFVADAAVVTVPLGVLKANCIKFEPRLPAWKEEAINGLGVGLENKIVMHFETVFWPNVEFLGVVADTSYGCSYFLNLHKATEHSVLAYMPAGQLARDLERMSDEAAANFAFMQLKRILPNASPPIQYLVSRWGSDKNSLGSYSYDIVGTPHDLFEKLRTPVDNLFFAGEATSMDYTGAVHGAYYTGLMAAENCRMRVLERYGELDLFQPVMCEEVSVSVPLLISRM; this comes from the exons ATGGATTCACAGAACAACAAGAGTAATCGCCATTTGCAAGCAG ctatttgtCATTCAGGAAGTAGGCATGCAGCCTCTCCATCTGTCATTGTCATTGGCGCTGGTTTTTCTGGCATTGCAGCTGCACGAGCTCTTCATGATGCATCTTTTCAG GTAATTGTGCTGGAATCTCGGGATAGAATTGGCGGTAGAGTTCGAACTGACTATTCTCTTGGTTTCCCAGTTGATTTGGGCGCATCTTG GTTGCATGGTGTTTGTAATGAGAACCCATTGGCCCCTCTTATAGGAAGACTGGGACTACCCCTTTATCGCACCAGCGAGGATAACTCAGTTTTGTATGACCATGATTTGGAAAG TTATGCCTTGTTTGATATGGACGGGAAAAAAGTTTCTCAAGAACTAGTATCAAAGGTTGGCAAAACATTTGAGAGCATACTGAATGAG ACGGATGTAATACGACAGGATCATAGTGAGGACATGTCTATGCAACGTGCCATCTCCATTGTTTTGGAGCGGAGACCAGATTTAAG ACTGGAGGGGCTTGCTCAAAAGGTGCTGCAGTGGTACATATGCAGAATGGAAGGGTGGTTTGCTGCAGATGCTGATACCATATCACTCAAAAATTGGGATCAG GAACAGTTGCTACCCGGTGGACATGGGCTTATGGTGCGGGGATATCTTCCTGTTATCAATACACTTGCCAAAGGCCTCGACATCCGTTTAAGCCTCCG AGTGACAGAGATTTTTAGGCATCATAATGGAGTGAAAGTAACTGTTGAAGATGGGAGTACCTTTGTAGCGGATGCTGCAGTTGTCACTGTTCCTCTTGGTGTCCTCAAAGCAAATTGCATCAAGTTTGAGCCGAGATTGCCCGCATGGAAGGAAGAGGCTATCAATGGCCTTGGAGTTGGGCTCGAGAATAAAATAGTCATGCACTTTGAAACCGTCTTTTGGCCAAATGTTGAGTTCCTGGGGGTTGTTGCAGATACATCATATGGATGCAGTTATTTTCTTAATCTGCACAAGGCCACAGAGCATTCTGTCCTTGCTTACATGCCTGCAGGACAACTGGCACGGGACCTCGAGAGAATGTCTGATGAGGCTGCTGCTAATTTTGCTTTTATGCAACTCAAAAGAATCCTTCCAAATGCTTCTCCACCG ATACAGTATCTCGTTTCTCGTTGGGGCTCAGACAAAAACTCATTGGGCTCCTACAGCTATGATATAGTAGGTACACCCCATGATCTGTTTGAGAAGCTAAGAACCCCGGTCGATAACCTATTTTTCGCTGGAGAAGCTACGAGTATGGATTACACAGGGGCTGTCCACGGTGCGTACTACACCGGATTAATGGCAGCTGAGAATTGCAGAATGCGTGTCCTGGAACGGTACGGGGAGTTGGATCTTTTCCAGCCAGTCATGTGTGAGGAGGTTTCGGTTTCCGTACCGCTGTTGATTTCTCGTATGTAA
- the LOC142552764 gene encoding uncharacterized protein LOC142552764 produces the protein MKRYRNREIWDFEHELVVAAHGNNGLNGGGDVCLNGGVDGLKVILGIDGGTTSTVCVCMSVLPFALPLPDPLPILARAVAGCSNHNSVGETAARDTLEHVMAEALSKSASTRSVVQAVCLSVSGVNHPTDQHRILSWLREIFPSHVRLFVQNDAVAALACGTMGKLHGCVLIAGTGTIAYGFTEDGREARAAGAGPILGDWGSGYGIAAQALTAVIRAHDGRGPETTLTDCILHELSLSSPDELIGWTYVDPSWARIAALVPVVVSCADAGDSVANKILHDAVKELASSVKAVIERLQLCGEDQMDNFPLVMVGGVLEANKRWDIGNEVINCISKDFPGALPIRPKVEPAVGAALLAWNSLMRQSHTLGR, from the exons ATGAAGCGGTATAGGAACAGGGAAATCTGGGATTTCGAGCATGAATTGGTGGTCGCCGCACACGGCAATAACGGGCTGAACGGTGGTGGTGATGTGTGCTTGAATGGTGGCGTTGATGGCCTGAAAGTGATCCTGGGTATTGATGGTGGGACGACTTCTACCGTGTGTGTATGCATGTCTGTGTTACCATTTGCGCTGCCGCTGCCCGACCCTCTGCCCATCCTTGCTCGGGCAGTGGCTGGCTGCTCCAATCACAACAGTGTTGGAG AAACTGCTGCTAGAGACACTTTGGAGCATGTTATGGCAGAAGCTCTCTCAAAGTCAGCTTCAACACGTTCTGTTGTGCAAGCTGTTTGTCTTTCGGTATCTGGTGTTAATCATCCAACAGATCAGCATCGAATACTCAGTTGGCTGAG AGAAATATTTCCCAGCCATGTCAGATTATTTGTTCAGAATGATGCTGTGGCAGCTTTGGCTTGTGGGACTATGGGAAAGCTTCACGGATGTGTTCTCATAGCTGGTACAGGTACCATTGCCTATGGATTTACAGAAGATGGGAGAGAAGCTCGGGCTGCTGGTGCTGGACCAATTTTAGGTGACTGGGGAAG TGGGTATGGTATAGCTGCACAGGCACTGACAGCTGTTATAAGGGCTCACGATGGTCGAGGCCCAGAAACAACACTGACGGACTGTATCTTGCATGAACTCAGTCTTTCTTCTCCGGATGAACTAATCGG GTGGACCTATGTGGATCCATCTTGGGCGAGGATAGCTGCTCTTGTTCCAGTTGTGGTTTCTTGTGCAGATGCTGGCGATTCAGTGGCCAACAAGATTTTACATGATGCTGTTAAAGAGTTGGCTTCAAGTGTGAAAGCTGTCATCGAGAGATTGCAGCTATGTGGTGAAG ATCAAATGGATAATTTTCCTCTTGTAATGGTTGGAGGTGTTCTCGAAGCCAATAAGAGATGGGACATTGGTAACGAAGTTATTAATTGCATCTCCAAGGACTTCCCTGGGGCTCTTCCTATTCGTCCAAAG GTTGAGCCCGCTGTAGGTGCTGCTTtgcttgcttggaactctttaATGAGACAATCTCACACCTTGGGAAGGTGA
- the LOC142552766 gene encoding oxygen-evolving enhancer protein 2, chloroplastic-like, with protein sequence MASTECFLNNLAALSSPAARASPQRSSAAKAGQVVCRSAQKQSAAQEDGGNAADEATAVSRRLALTVLIGAAAVGSKVSPADAAYGESANIFGKPKTNTEFTPYKGDGFKLSIPSKWNPSKEVEFPGQILRYEDNFDSTTNVSVIVTPTDKKSITDYGPPESFLASVNYLLGKQVYFGQTDAEGGFDSGAVATANLLEASTSVIGGKQFYFLSILTRTADGDEGGKHQLISATVSNGKLYICKSQAGDKRWFKGARKYVENAVNSFSLA encoded by the exons ATGGCCTCAACTGAATGTTTCTTGAACAATCTTGCGGCACTGTCTTCTCCAGCTGCAAGAGCTTCTCCCCAGCGCAGCTCTGCGGCGAAAGCCGGCCAGGTGGTGTGTCGTTCCGCCCAGAAACAGTCAGCGGCTCAAGAAGACGGTGGCAACGCAGCTGACGAGGCGACCGCAGTGTCGCGTAGATTGGCTCTCACTGTGTTGATTGGTGCTGCTGCTGTGGGGTCCAAGGTTTCACCTGCGGATGCTGCTTATGGAGAATCTG CCAATATCTTTGGAAAACCAAAGACCAACACAGAATTCACGCCTTACAAGGGGGATGGGTTCAAATTATCCATCCCCTCGAAGTGGAATCCTAGCAAAGAAGTAGAGTTTCCAGGACAGATTCTGAGATACGAGGACAACTTTGATTCCACGACCAATGTTTCTGTTATTGTCACCCCTACCGACAAGAAGTCCATCACTGACTATGGACCCCCGGAAAGCTTCCTTGCTTCA GTGAACTATCTTCTTGGAAAACAAGTATACTTTGGTCAAACTGACGCAGAG GGAGGATTTGATTCGGGAGCAGTGGCAACTGCAAATTTGTTGGAGGCTTCAACCTCAGTGATTGGTGGAAAGCAGTTCTACTTTTTATCGATTTTGACAAGAACAGCAGATGGAGATGAGGGGGGCAAACACCAGCTGATATCGGCCACGGTGTCAAATGGGAAGCTGTACATTTGCAAGTCACAGGCAGGAGACAAGAGATGGTTTAAAGGTGCCAGGAAATACGTTGAGAATGCAGTAAACTCTTTCAGTCTTGCTTAA
- the LOC142552763 gene encoding polyamine oxidase 2-like isoform X2 — translation MDSQNNKSNRHLQAAICHSGSRHAASPSVIVIGAGFSGIAAARALHDASFQVIVLESRDRIGGRVRTDYSLGFPVDLGASWLHGVCNENPLAPLIGRLGLPLYRTSEDNSVLYDHDLESYALFDMDGKKVSQELVSKTDVIRQDHSEDMSMQRAISIVLERRPDLRLEGLAQKVLQWYICRMEGWFAADADTISLKNWDQEQLLPGGHGLMVRGYLPVINTLAKGLDIRLSLRVTEIFRHHNGVKVTVEDGSTFVADAAVVTVPLGVLKANCIKFEPRLPAWKEEAINGLGVGLENKIVMHFETVFWPNVEFLGVVADTSYGCSYFLNLHKATEHSVLAYMPAGQLARDLERMSDEAAANFAFMQLKRILPNASPPIQYLVSRWGSDKNSLGSYSYDIVGTPHDLFEKLRTPVDNLFFAGEATSMDYTGAVHGAYYTGLMAAENCRMRVLERYGELDLFQPVMCEEVSVSVPLLISRM, via the exons ATGGATTCACAGAACAACAAGAGTAATCGCCATTTGCAAGCAG ctatttgtCATTCAGGAAGTAGGCATGCAGCCTCTCCATCTGTCATTGTCATTGGCGCTGGTTTTTCTGGCATTGCAGCTGCACGAGCTCTTCATGATGCATCTTTTCAG GTAATTGTGCTGGAATCTCGGGATAGAATTGGCGGTAGAGTTCGAACTGACTATTCTCTTGGTTTCCCAGTTGATTTGGGCGCATCTTG GTTGCATGGTGTTTGTAATGAGAACCCATTGGCCCCTCTTATAGGAAGACTGGGACTACCCCTTTATCGCACCAGCGAGGATAACTCAGTTTTGTATGACCATGATTTGGAAAG TTATGCCTTGTTTGATATGGACGGGAAAAAAGTTTCTCAAGAACTAGTATCAAAG ACGGATGTAATACGACAGGATCATAGTGAGGACATGTCTATGCAACGTGCCATCTCCATTGTTTTGGAGCGGAGACCAGATTTAAG ACTGGAGGGGCTTGCTCAAAAGGTGCTGCAGTGGTACATATGCAGAATGGAAGGGTGGTTTGCTGCAGATGCTGATACCATATCACTCAAAAATTGGGATCAG GAACAGTTGCTACCCGGTGGACATGGGCTTATGGTGCGGGGATATCTTCCTGTTATCAATACACTTGCCAAAGGCCTCGACATCCGTTTAAGCCTCCG AGTGACAGAGATTTTTAGGCATCATAATGGAGTGAAAGTAACTGTTGAAGATGGGAGTACCTTTGTAGCGGATGCTGCAGTTGTCACTGTTCCTCTTGGTGTCCTCAAAGCAAATTGCATCAAGTTTGAGCCGAGATTGCCCGCATGGAAGGAAGAGGCTATCAATGGCCTTGGAGTTGGGCTCGAGAATAAAATAGTCATGCACTTTGAAACCGTCTTTTGGCCAAATGTTGAGTTCCTGGGGGTTGTTGCAGATACATCATATGGATGCAGTTATTTTCTTAATCTGCACAAGGCCACAGAGCATTCTGTCCTTGCTTACATGCCTGCAGGACAACTGGCACGGGACCTCGAGAGAATGTCTGATGAGGCTGCTGCTAATTTTGCTTTTATGCAACTCAAAAGAATCCTTCCAAATGCTTCTCCACCG ATACAGTATCTCGTTTCTCGTTGGGGCTCAGACAAAAACTCATTGGGCTCCTACAGCTATGATATAGTAGGTACACCCCATGATCTGTTTGAGAAGCTAAGAACCCCGGTCGATAACCTATTTTTCGCTGGAGAAGCTACGAGTATGGATTACACAGGGGCTGTCCACGGTGCGTACTACACCGGATTAATGGCAGCTGAGAATTGCAGAATGCGTGTCCTGGAACGGTACGGGGAGTTGGATCTTTTCCAGCCAGTCATGTGTGAGGAGGTTTCGGTTTCCGTACCGCTGTTGATTTCTCGTATGTAA